The sequence TTATATAGAATTTTTGAAGGAATTTCATATTCAATTCCACTAATTTACGTTTCGAAGCACAAAAACTACGATAAAACATATAAGCAATTACAGTCCTTTTTTAACAATGAACAAGATGGAGAGCTAGCATTTTTTAAACGATTTATATCTGAAACATTTAAAGATGAAGATTTTTTTAAATCAACGATTGATATAGACTTCAACACAATTGATAAAACAGACCTGCGTGAGGCGTACTATAAAATATACTTAGACAAAATAACTAACAAACCAATGAATAGTAAAGGTTTAAAAGGTCAAACTTTAAACCAAGAAATCAAACTATCTTTTATCGGATTTTATGATTTCATCATAATTATCAGAAATAGATTCTTTCATTTAACGAAAGGAACTTGGCAAGACAATTTGAGCTCGACTGAAATTTTGTTTCCCGATTATTTTTTCAAACCTATTGTAAATCACGGATTAAATTGGGTTGCATTAATAATTTTTGAAATAATAAAAGTTGATTTTGAAAAAGGAATAAAATAAAAAAAAATGAACAGAACATTTTATAGAGTTGGAATTTATAATGAAAATGATATTCTTTTAAATTCAAAAACATATAATTATGGAAGAAGTTTTGGTAAAGAATATGACCATTTAATGCAATCTTACTTTTCAATTGCTGATAAAATTGATTTACCAATAGATTTTCTTATTTACATAAATGATGAAACAGCCAAAGATGGAGACGTATTTTTGAGTAAAGTCAAGCTTGCTATTGTAAATGAATTTTATATTGATTTATTCAAAGTAACTGCTAACGCAAAACACAAAGGAATTGTAATTCCTATAGGTTAACTGAATGAATTTATACAAAGCTTTGACGAAATAAATCCTTTCAAAATTTTCGCTGAAGGCAAATATTTGTGGGAAATATATTTTGAAAAGGTTAGAAAAAAAGTGTTTAATGAATTACCTTCCCGGAAAGAATCTATATTTTTATTTGACAACATTGACGATTGTAATTACTATATTAAAACTCATAAAAATGGAATTGGTCATATTTACGAAATAGAGATTACTAGACAAGAAACTCTTTTTAAAGCGGATATGAACATTTTCGATGAAATTGATTTAAGTATTACGCAAAATAATTTATTGGTTGAATTATATAAATATTGGGATAAACAATCATCAAAGACACCTCGATACGAATATCTATTTCAAGGAGAATGTCGCGTAAAAAACGTTTTACAACAGCGTATATAAAAAATAGCGCGAGTCGTTGCTAACACAAAGGTTCGGGCATTTTTAGGAAGTCGCCAAATTTTTAAATTTGACAAATTCCCAAAAATAAAATAGTTAGTGAAATTTAAAAATTAGGCTTGTGTTCAACCGAATGATAGTCGCCTTTTTTCCGCCCTACTATTCTTTTACAAAACCGTTGGCAACACGAGTATAAACTCAATAGCGGAATTAGTGCTTAACCAAAAGTAATTTAGAAAACAAAAATGTTCACCGCCATTCAAATTCTCTAACGTTGTTCCATCGTTTCTAACCCCCAAAACAAACCTTTATTTAGGCTTTTCTTAACTATTTAAAAATTTTCAAAGAGTAACTTCGTGAAATATATAAAAACCTTAAAACCATTACAATGAAAAGAATTATTTTACTTTTTTCTGCTTTGATGTTAACAGTTAGCATTCAGGCACAAATACAAACTCCACAACCAAGTCCGTTTCAAAAAATTGAACAAAAAGTAGGGCTTACAGATGTAACTTTAGAATATTCAAGACCTTCAATGAAAGGGCGTACTATTTTTGGTAATTTGGTTCCATACAATGAAGTATGGCGCACAGGAGCCAATGATTGTACAAAAATCACTTTCAATAATGGAGTGGAAATTGGCGGGAAAACATTAATGCCTGGAACTTATGCTGTTTACACAAAACCAGGAGATTCTAATTGGGAAGTTTACTTCTATAGCGATGCATCTAGCTGGGGAACACCAGAAAAATGGGACGATAGTAAAGTTGCAGCGCAAATATCTGTGCCAGTTTATCCTTTGCCAATGAATATTGAAACTTTTACAATGGGTTTTGATGATTTAACAAATGAAACCGTAGTATTAGGTATGATGTGGGAAAAAACATATGTAGGCGTACCTATAAATGTTTTTACGGATAAAATGGTTTCTAAAAATATTGAACGTGCTATGAATGGTCCGGAATCAAGTGATTATTACGCTGCTGCAGTGTATTATTTGGAATCTGGAAAAGACATTAAAAAGGCAAAAACTTGGATGGATAAATCTTTTGAGATGAATAAAGATCCTAAGTTTTATCAATTTCGTCAAAAATCATTGATTTACGCAAAAGCTGGCGACAAAAAAGGAGCTATTGAAGCGGCGAAAAAATCTTTAGAAGGAGCGAAAGCTGCTGGAAATAATGACTATGTGTCTATGAATGAAAAGTCTTTGAAAGAATGGGGCGCAATGTAATGTGAACCAATATTATACTAAAAGAAAAGCCCCGAAATTTCGGGGCTTTTTTTATTTTGGATCTTTGTCATCTTTCCCGTGTTTGTAACGGCTCAAAAGTTCTCTTTTAAAATCGTCTTCCGTTTTCTTAAGAATGATTATTTTTTTTGGAGAAATAACATTGCGAAGTTCAGCAATCATTTGCTTTTTTTGTTCCAATTGGCTGGACTC comes from Aequorivita sublithincola DSM 14238 and encodes:
- a CDS encoding DUF2911 domain-containing protein, translating into MKRIILLFSALMLTVSIQAQIQTPQPSPFQKIEQKVGLTDVTLEYSRPSMKGRTIFGNLVPYNEVWRTGANDCTKITFNNGVEIGGKTLMPGTYAVYTKPGDSNWEVYFYSDASSWGTPEKWDDSKVAAQISVPVYPLPMNIETFTMGFDDLTNETVVLGMMWEKTYVGVPINVFTDKMVSKNIERAMNGPESSDYYAAAVYYLESGKDIKKAKTWMDKSFEMNKDPKFYQFRQKSLIYAKAGDKKGAIEAAKKSLEGAKAAGNNDYVSMNEKSLKEWGAM